One Pedococcus aerophilus DNA window includes the following coding sequences:
- the lpdA gene encoding dihydrolipoyl dehydrogenase produces the protein MADFDVVVLGAGPGGYVAAIRASQLGKKVAVVEKKYWGGVCLNVGCIPSKALIKNAELAHTLQHDKELFGIEGDATMKYGVTHARSRKVSAGIVKGVHFLMKKNKIEEVDGWGTLTSASSMDVALNDGSTRQLTFDKLIIAAGAVTRMLPGVEVSENVVTYEEQILDENLPGSIIIAGSGAIGVEFAYVMKNFGVDVTVVEFLDRMVPTEDEEVSKELAKHYKKLGVKVMLGTKVESVEDTGSGVRVTVSPAKGGDQQVLEADKLLSAIGFAPRTEGYGLEAAGVKLTERGAVEIDEYCRTNVENVYAIGDCTAKLMLAHVAEAQGVVAAEHLAGAETMPVEYDFIPRATYCHPQIASFGYTEAQAKEKGFDVKVAKFPFSANGKAMGLGDAVGFVKIVADATHNEIIGAHLIGPDVTELLPVLTLAQKWDLTADEVARNVFAHPTLSEAVKEAVEGIAGHMINL, from the coding sequence ATGGCTGACTTCGATGTGGTGGTGCTCGGTGCTGGTCCCGGTGGGTACGTCGCGGCGATCCGCGCGTCCCAGCTCGGCAAGAAGGTGGCGGTCGTCGAGAAGAAGTACTGGGGCGGTGTCTGCCTCAACGTCGGCTGCATCCCGTCCAAGGCCCTGATCAAGAACGCCGAGCTCGCGCACACGCTCCAGCACGACAAGGAGCTCTTCGGCATCGAGGGCGACGCCACCATGAAGTACGGCGTCACCCACGCCCGCTCGCGCAAGGTGTCGGCCGGCATCGTCAAGGGCGTCCACTTCCTCATGAAGAAGAACAAGATCGAGGAGGTCGACGGCTGGGGCACCCTCACCTCGGCGTCGTCGATGGATGTCGCCCTCAACGACGGCTCCACCCGACAGCTCACCTTTGACAAGCTCATCATCGCCGCCGGTGCCGTCACCCGGATGCTGCCGGGCGTCGAGGTCAGCGAGAACGTCGTCACCTACGAGGAGCAGATCCTCGACGAGAACCTCCCCGGCTCCATCATCATCGCCGGGTCCGGTGCCATCGGTGTCGAGTTCGCCTACGTGATGAAGAACTTCGGGGTCGACGTGACCGTCGTCGAGTTCCTCGACCGCATGGTCCCGACCGAGGACGAAGAGGTCTCCAAGGAGCTCGCCAAGCACTACAAGAAGCTCGGCGTGAAGGTCATGCTCGGCACCAAGGTCGAGTCCGTCGAGGACACCGGCTCCGGTGTGCGCGTCACGGTCTCGCCCGCCAAGGGCGGCGACCAGCAGGTGCTCGAGGCCGACAAGCTGCTCTCGGCCATCGGGTTCGCCCCGCGCACCGAGGGCTACGGCCTCGAGGCCGCCGGTGTGAAGCTCACCGAGCGTGGCGCCGTCGAGATCGACGAGTACTGCCGCACCAACGTCGAGAACGTCTACGCGATCGGCGACTGCACGGCCAAGCTCATGCTCGCCCACGTGGCGGAGGCCCAGGGCGTCGTCGCCGCCGAGCACCTCGCCGGCGCCGAGACCATGCCCGTCGAGTACGACTTCATCCCGCGAGCGACCTACTGCCACCCGCAGATCGCGTCGTTCGGCTACACCGAGGCGCAGGCCAAGGAGAAGGGGTTCGACGTCAAGGTCGCCAAGTTCCCGTTCTCCGCCAACGGCAAGGCGATGGGTCTCGGCGACGCCGTCGGGTTCGTCAAGATCGTGGCCGACGCGACGCACAACGAGATCATCGGTGCCCACCTCATCGGCCCCGACGTCACCGAGCTCCTGCCCGTGCTGACCCTGGCCCAGAAGTGGGACCTCACCGCGGACGAGGTCGCCCGCAACGTGTTCGCCCACCCGACGCTGTCCGAGGCCGTCAAGGAGGCCGTCGAGGGCATCGCCGGCCACATGATCAACCTCTGA
- a CDS encoding helix-turn-helix transcriptional regulator — MDQFDSAGYLVRARRVAQLSQREMADHVGVAQSTLGGYEAGARKVPAHLLDAILAIAGLRLAVVDASGRVVEPFSADAVRDNAGRRFPAHLEVQPPDRLPREALRAPRYDRRPPKAWYHLRGSHEVDTTGPDRLDHPTQLELAARQRSLRTAGARRLKALREERAASTDRAQEGEGHGD, encoded by the coding sequence GTGGATCAGTTCGACTCGGCGGGGTACCTGGTGCGAGCCAGGCGCGTGGCACAGCTCAGCCAGCGGGAGATGGCGGACCACGTGGGCGTGGCACAGTCCACGCTGGGAGGCTACGAAGCGGGGGCTCGAAAGGTGCCGGCGCACTTGCTCGACGCCATACTCGCCATTGCGGGCCTAAGGCTGGCAGTGGTCGACGCGTCGGGCCGGGTCGTCGAGCCGTTTTCCGCCGACGCGGTGCGTGACAACGCGGGACGGCGCTTCCCCGCGCACCTCGAGGTCCAACCACCGGACCGGCTGCCACGCGAGGCGCTGAGGGCGCCGCGCTACGACCGCCGGCCACCCAAGGCTTGGTACCACCTGAGAGGGTCGCACGAGGTCGACACCACGGGGCCTGACCGGCTCGACCACCCGACACAGCTCGAGCTCGCCGCCCGACAGCGCAGTCTGCGGACCGCCGGAGCGAGAAGGCTCAAGGCGCTGCGGGAGGAGCGAGCCGCGAGCACGGATCGTGCTCAGGAGGGGGAGGGCCACGGCGATTAG
- the mrdA gene encoding penicillin-binding protein 2 — protein MSRFGAGLRQRRGAARRRWAAPVRAPRRATPAGSSGRSPRPSPARVWVFGLVALSLVGALLGRLGQVQIGEHAEYERAAATLNTRTVTEPAVRGRILDRTGRPLADNSTQTAVSVERGVLADADDGGRALVQRLASALGVPFDELWGRTQLCGAPGAPPQPVCWAGSPYVPVPLLSGADPTRALGLLEHPDTYPGVTVTAQPVRDYPQSDVNAAHVLGYLGRASEQDVTGSKGRLSGLDLVGRAGLEQQYDAQLRGVPGVDVVSLDPRGVVNGEVSSTAPVPGRDLVTNLDARVQAAAESALQSAATSARSRGYAADSGAAVVLDVTNGAVVAAASYPTYDPAVWTGGISSKDLASLTSAAAGTPLVSRVTAGAYPPASTFKVVSLPAAVEAGNDLRGTYECGSSYTIGNRKFANYESRAYGPIDLRYAMVVSCDTIFYDFAYRSWLAQGGLEAKTDAADPFVAMSKEFGLGAATGIDLPGEQPGRIPDRATKQATWEATRADTCARARTGYPEVAATDPSRAAYLKSLAVENCRTGFQFRAGDAANFAIGQGDTSVTPLQMARVYAAIANGGTLWTPQVAKGFRAPGGTLQPIAPKVAGRVTFPAGTLPFLQDSLVGVVDQGTAVAAFRGFPRDQWPVAGKTGTGEVFGKQDTAWFVSYAPADEPRYAVAVVVSQGGTGGSTAAPAGRRIHDVLRTLR, from the coding sequence GTGAGCCGGTTCGGGGCGGGGCTGCGACAGCGTCGCGGTGCGGCCCGACGCCGCTGGGCCGCACCGGTCCGCGCGCCGCGTCGTGCGACGCCGGCTGGGTCGTCGGGTCGGTCGCCGCGGCCCTCGCCCGCCCGGGTCTGGGTGTTCGGGCTGGTGGCGCTGAGCCTGGTCGGCGCGCTGCTCGGGCGCCTCGGGCAGGTGCAGATCGGTGAGCACGCGGAGTACGAGCGCGCAGCCGCCACCCTCAACACCCGCACGGTGACCGAGCCGGCGGTCCGGGGGCGCATCCTCGACCGCACCGGCCGTCCGCTGGCCGACAACTCGACGCAGACCGCGGTGTCCGTGGAACGAGGGGTGCTCGCCGACGCCGACGACGGCGGTCGGGCCCTCGTGCAGCGGCTGGCGTCCGCGTTGGGCGTCCCGTTCGACGAGCTGTGGGGCCGCACGCAGCTGTGCGGTGCCCCCGGCGCCCCACCGCAACCGGTCTGCTGGGCCGGGTCGCCGTACGTGCCCGTGCCCCTGCTCTCCGGGGCCGACCCGACCCGCGCGCTGGGACTGCTGGAGCACCCGGACACCTACCCCGGTGTCACCGTCACCGCCCAACCCGTCCGCGACTACCCGCAGTCCGACGTCAACGCGGCCCACGTCCTCGGCTACCTCGGTCGGGCCTCGGAGCAGGACGTCACCGGGTCGAAGGGACGGCTGTCCGGGCTGGACCTCGTCGGCCGGGCGGGGCTGGAGCAGCAGTACGACGCGCAGCTGCGCGGGGTGCCCGGTGTCGACGTCGTGTCCCTCGACCCGCGCGGCGTGGTCAACGGTGAGGTGTCGAGCACCGCGCCGGTGCCGGGCCGGGACCTCGTCACCAACCTCGACGCCCGCGTCCAGGCTGCCGCCGAGTCGGCCCTGCAGTCCGCAGCGACGTCGGCGCGCAGCCGCGGGTACGCCGCCGACTCCGGTGCCGCCGTCGTCCTCGACGTGACCAACGGAGCCGTCGTCGCGGCAGCGAGCTACCCGACCTACGACCCCGCCGTGTGGACCGGTGGCATCTCGAGCAAGGACCTCGCCTCCCTGACCAGCGCAGCCGCCGGGACGCCCCTGGTGTCGCGGGTGACGGCCGGCGCGTACCCACCGGCCTCGACCTTCAAGGTCGTCAGCCTCCCGGCCGCCGTCGAGGCGGGCAACGACCTCCGCGGCACCTACGAGTGCGGGTCGAGCTACACGATCGGCAACCGCAAGTTCGCGAACTACGAGTCCCGCGCCTACGGCCCCATCGACCTTCGGTACGCGATGGTCGTCAGCTGCGACACGATCTTCTACGACTTCGCCTACCGCTCGTGGCTCGCGCAGGGCGGCCTCGAGGCGAAGACCGATGCCGCCGATCCCTTCGTCGCGATGTCCAAGGAGTTCGGCCTCGGAGCCGCCACCGGCATCGACCTGCCGGGGGAGCAGCCCGGGCGGATCCCCGACCGCGCGACGAAGCAGGCCACGTGGGAGGCAACGCGGGCCGACACCTGCGCCCGCGCCCGGACCGGCTACCCCGAGGTCGCCGCCACGGACCCCAGCCGCGCGGCATACCTCAAGTCCCTGGCGGTGGAGAACTGTCGCACCGGCTTCCAGTTCCGTGCCGGTGACGCCGCGAACTTCGCGATCGGCCAGGGCGACACCTCCGTCACCCCGCTGCAGATGGCGCGGGTGTATGCGGCCATCGCCAACGGCGGGACGTTGTGGACTCCGCAGGTGGCCAAGGGATTCCGGGCGCCGGGTGGGACCCTGCAGCCCATCGCGCCGAAGGTCGCGGGACGGGTCACCTTCCCTGCGGGGACGTTGCCCTTCCTCCAGGACTCGCTCGTGGGGGTGGTGGACCAGGGGACGGCGGTTGCCGCGTTCCGGGGGTTCCCGCGCGACCAGTGGCCGGTGGCGGGAAAGACCGGGACGGGGGAGGTGTTCGGCAAGCAGGACACGGCGTGGTTCGTCTCCTACGCACCGGCCGACGAGCCGAGGTACGCAGTCGCCGTCGTCGTGTCCCAGGGCGGCACCGGGGGCTCGACCGCGGCCCCCGCCGGTCGCCGGATCCACGACGTCCTGCGCACCCTGCGCTGA
- a CDS encoding GNAT family protein — translation MSLPITTDRLVLRSFRPGDEDDVFAYRSVASVVRYIPGEPKTREQVEDLVSERATAGRIDEQHPNLTLAVELDGRVIGDVLLLLAGPDGADGKQAEIGWVFAPDVAGNGYATEAARAITDVAFREVGVHRVWAELEPENTASARVCERLGMRREAVFVKGSWFKERWTDLAIYALLEDEWPTSAATSAPAP, via the coding sequence GTGAGCCTGCCGATCACGACCGACCGGCTCGTGCTGCGCAGCTTCCGACCGGGGGACGAGGACGACGTCTTCGCCTACCGGTCGGTGGCGTCGGTGGTGCGGTACATCCCCGGCGAGCCCAAGACGCGCGAGCAGGTCGAGGACCTCGTGTCCGAGCGCGCGACCGCGGGCAGGATCGACGAGCAACACCCGAACCTCACGCTCGCCGTCGAGCTCGACGGACGGGTCATCGGTGACGTCCTGCTCCTGCTCGCCGGGCCGGACGGTGCGGACGGCAAGCAGGCCGAGATCGGCTGGGTGTTCGCCCCCGACGTCGCCGGCAACGGCTACGCGACCGAGGCTGCCCGGGCGATCACCGACGTCGCCTTCCGCGAGGTGGGGGTGCATCGCGTCTGGGCCGAGCTCGAGCCCGAGAACACCGCGTCGGCCCGCGTCTGCGAGCGCCTCGGCATGCGCCGCGAAGCGGTGTTCGTCAAGGGGTCCTGGTTCAAGGAGCGCTGGACCGACCTCGCCATCTACGCCCTCCTCGAGGACGAGTGGCCGACGTCGGCTGCCACTTCCGCGCCCGCTCCCTGA
- a CDS encoding polyribonucleotide nucleotidyltransferase produces the protein MEGPEIQFAEATIDNGSFGTRTVRFETGRLAKQAGGAVAAYLDEDTMLLSTTTAGKHPREGFDFFPLTVDVEERMYAAGKIPGSFFRREGRPSTDAILTCRLIDRPLRPTFTKGLRNEVQVVISVLALNPDHQYDVLAINAASASTQISGLPFSGPIGGVRVSLIDGQWVAFPNFSDIERSTFDMVVAGRVAGDDVAIMMVEAESTEQTWDLVKNEGKQAPTEEVVAEGLEASKKFIKALCEAQAELASKAAKPVQEFPIFLDYEDDAYAAVEAATASDLTQALTIAGKQEREERIDEIKDAVKASLAGEGQQFEGRDKEISAAYKSVQKKLIRQRILRDKVRIDGRGLADIRALGAEVEVLPRVHGSALFERGETQIMGVTTLNMLRMEQQLDTLSPVTRKRYMHNYNFPPYSTGETGRVGSPKRREIGHGALAERALMPVLPTREEFPYAIRQVSEALGSNGSTSMGSVCASTLSMLNAGVPLRAPVAGIAMGLVSDEVDGQTQYAALTDILGAEDAFGDMDFKVAGTREFVTAIQLDTKLDGIPASVLAGALTQARDARLHILDVMNEAIDVPDEMSPFAPRVIAVQVPVDKIGEVIGPKGKMINQIQDETGAQISIEDDGTVYIGATDGPSAEAARAMVNAIANPQMPEVGERFLGTVVKTTTFGAFISLLPGKDGLLHISEVRKLVGGKRIDNVDDVLAVGQKVQVELKEVDPRGKLSLAAVLPEGEGGDAAPAADDAAGSDEAPESTDSNDSNDSGEERGDRRDGGRSRNRRRRGGERSDRGDSAEGAAPASSEDAAN, from the coding sequence ATGGAGGGTCCAGAGATCCAGTTCGCCGAAGCCACCATCGACAACGGCTCGTTCGGCACCCGTACGGTCCGGTTCGAGACCGGACGCCTGGCCAAGCAGGCCGGCGGCGCCGTCGCCGCCTACCTGGACGAGGACACGATGCTCCTCTCCACCACCACCGCCGGGAAGCACCCGCGCGAGGGATTCGACTTCTTCCCCCTGACGGTCGACGTCGAGGAGCGGATGTATGCCGCGGGCAAGATCCCCGGTTCGTTCTTCCGTCGTGAGGGCCGCCCCTCCACCGACGCGATCCTCACCTGCCGCCTGATCGACCGCCCGCTGCGCCCGACCTTCACCAAGGGTCTGCGCAACGAGGTCCAGGTCGTCATCTCGGTGCTCGCGCTCAACCCCGACCACCAGTACGACGTGCTCGCCATCAACGCGGCCAGCGCCTCCACGCAGATCTCGGGTCTGCCCTTCTCCGGTCCGATCGGTGGCGTCCGCGTCTCCCTGATCGACGGCCAGTGGGTCGCCTTCCCGAACTTCTCCGACATCGAGCGCTCCACGTTCGACATGGTCGTCGCCGGCCGTGTCGCCGGTGACGACGTCGCGATCATGATGGTCGAGGCCGAGTCCACCGAGCAGACCTGGGACCTGGTCAAGAACGAGGGCAAGCAGGCTCCGACCGAAGAGGTCGTCGCCGAGGGCCTCGAGGCCTCCAAGAAGTTCATCAAGGCCCTGTGCGAGGCCCAGGCCGAGCTGGCGAGCAAGGCCGCCAAGCCCGTCCAGGAGTTCCCGATCTTCCTCGACTACGAGGACGACGCGTATGCCGCCGTCGAGGCTGCCACCGCGTCCGACCTGACGCAGGCGCTCACCATCGCCGGCAAGCAGGAGCGCGAGGAGCGCATCGACGAGATCAAGGACGCCGTCAAGGCTTCCCTCGCCGGTGAGGGCCAGCAGTTCGAGGGTCGCGACAAGGAGATCTCCGCGGCCTACAAGTCGGTGCAGAAGAAGCTGATCCGTCAGCGCATCCTGCGCGACAAGGTCCGCATCGACGGCCGTGGCCTCGCTGACATCCGCGCCCTGGGCGCCGAGGTCGAGGTCCTGCCCCGCGTCCACGGCTCGGCCCTGTTCGAGCGCGGCGAGACCCAGATCATGGGTGTCACCACGCTGAACATGCTCCGCATGGAGCAGCAGCTCGACACGTTGTCGCCGGTGACGCGCAAGCGTTACATGCACAACTACAACTTCCCGCCCTACTCCACCGGTGAGACCGGTCGGGTGGGTTCGCCGAAGCGCCGCGAGATCGGCCACGGCGCACTGGCGGAGCGGGCGCTCATGCCCGTCCTGCCGACGCGTGAGGAGTTCCCCTACGCGATCCGCCAGGTGTCCGAGGCCCTCGGCTCCAACGGGTCGACGTCCATGGGCTCGGTCTGCGCCTCCACCCTGTCGATGCTCAACGCCGGTGTGCCGCTGCGCGCGCCGGTCGCCGGCATCGCCATGGGCCTGGTGTCCGACGAGGTCGACGGCCAGACGCAGTACGCCGCGCTGACCGACATCCTCGGTGCCGAGGACGCGTTCGGTGACATGGACTTCAAGGTCGCCGGTACCCGCGAGTTCGTCACGGCCATCCAGCTCGACACCAAGCTCGACGGCATCCCCGCGTCGGTCCTGGCCGGCGCGCTGACCCAGGCCCGCGACGCGCGTCTGCACATCCTCGACGTCATGAACGAGGCCATCGACGTGCCGGACGAGATGAGCCCCTTCGCTCCTCGCGTCATCGCGGTGCAGGTCCCCGTCGACAAGATCGGCGAGGTCATCGGGCCGAAGGGCAAGATGATCAACCAGATCCAGGACGAGACCGGCGCCCAGATCTCCATCGAGGACGACGGCACCGTCTACATCGGCGCGACCGACGGTCCGTCGGCCGAGGCGGCGCGCGCGATGGTCAACGCCATCGCCAACCCGCAGATGCCGGAGGTCGGCGAGCGCTTCCTGGGCACCGTGGTCAAGACCACGACGTTCGGTGCGTTCATCTCCCTGCTGCCCGGCAAGGACGGCCTGCTGCACATCTCCGAGGTGCGCAAGCTCGTCGGTGGCAAGCGGATCGACAACGTCGACGACGTCCTCGCCGTCGGCCAGAAGGTCCAGGTCGAGCTCAAGGAGGTCGACCCGCGCGGCAAGCTGTCGCTGGCCGCCGTCCTGCCCGAGGGCGAGGGTGGCGACGCCGCTCCCGCCGCGGACGACGCTGCCGGCTCCGACGAGGCGCCCGAGTCCACCGACTCGAACGACTCGAACGACTCCGGCGAGGAGCGCGGCGACCGTCGCGATGGTGGTCGCAGCCGCAACCGCCGTCGTCGCGGTGGCGAGCGCTCGGACCGTGGCGACTCCGCCGAGGGCGCGGCTCCGGCCTCGTCCGAGGACGCTGCCAACTGA
- a CDS encoding rod shape-determining protein MreD, with product MSAAAPLTSGAGRVRVARALALATVAVLAVSVAARTPMLLPDLVLPLVVAGALVGGPVRGSLVGLAAGWLVDLVPPGAVVLGTGALTYAACGLLAGAGRREGLASWPWVAAVGVLASVLLGVAGLLVGVLSGAVVSVADSAVRLVLTAALCALVVPVLVRVEQHLRARS from the coding sequence ATGAGTGCGGCAGCGCCCCTGACCTCCGGCGCGGGTCGCGTCCGTGTCGCTCGCGCGCTCGCGCTCGCGACCGTCGCCGTCCTGGCCGTGTCCGTCGCGGCCCGCACGCCCATGCTCCTGCCCGACCTCGTCCTGCCGCTGGTCGTGGCGGGGGCGCTCGTCGGCGGCCCGGTCCGCGGCTCGCTCGTCGGCCTCGCCGCGGGGTGGCTCGTCGACCTCGTCCCGCCCGGTGCGGTGGTTCTCGGCACCGGTGCCCTGACGTATGCCGCGTGCGGCCTCCTCGCCGGGGCCGGTCGCCGCGAGGGGCTGGCCTCGTGGCCGTGGGTCGCCGCCGTGGGTGTCCTCGCCTCGGTGCTGCTCGGCGTCGCAGGACTCCTCGTCGGGGTGCTGTCGGGGGCGGTCGTGTCCGTGGCCGACTCCGCCGTCCGGCTGGTCCTCACGGCGGCGCTGTGCGCCCTCGTCGTCCCCGTGCTGGTGCGGGTCGAGCAGCACCTGCGAGCCCGGTCGTGA
- the rpsO gene encoding 30S ribosomal protein S15, giving the protein MPLSTDVKQKIMSEHATHEGDTGSPEVQIALLTQRILDLTEHSRQHKHDHHSRRGLLLLVGQRRRLLRYLESVDVERYRSLIKKLGLRR; this is encoded by the coding sequence ATGCCGTTGAGCACCGACGTCAAGCAGAAGATCATGTCCGAGCACGCCACGCACGAGGGCGACACCGGTTCCCCCGAGGTCCAGATCGCCCTGCTCACGCAGCGCATCCTCGACCTGACGGAGCACTCGCGCCAGCACAAGCACGACCACCACAGCCGCCGTGGGCTGCTGCTGCTGGTCGGCCAGCGCCGCCGGCTCCTGCGCTACCTGGAGAGCGTCGACGTCGAGCGTTACCGCTCGCTGATCAAGAAGCTCGGTCTGCGCCGCTGA
- the mreC gene encoding rod shape-determining protein MreC, producing the protein MVLTLLVLVADLAGAPGTGAVRTAAGTVFGPVEGWLRPAASRDDPGVRGTRAATDADTTAARAAEAAAFQRLLKAPETTGRAFVPARVVGVGRSGAGGPERVTIDAGSKDGLRVDLAVVNADGLVGRVVAVAPWTADVLLVGAADLTVSVRVGSGVLGSVGSGATGPRRQAPGDLTLTPVQRGRLSRGDVVTTLGSLDGTPYLPGLRVGTVTAVDADPAALVPTAGVAPAVDVTTLDVVGVLVSPTRNTPRTPATGSAG; encoded by the coding sequence GTGGTGCTGACCCTGCTGGTGCTGGTGGCCGACCTCGCCGGGGCCCCCGGCACCGGGGCGGTCCGGACCGCGGCCGGGACGGTGTTCGGCCCGGTCGAGGGGTGGTTGCGGCCGGCAGCCTCCCGGGACGACCCCGGCGTGCGCGGGACCCGAGCGGCGACCGACGCCGACACCACTGCTGCCCGGGCGGCGGAGGCGGCGGCGTTCCAGCGGCTGCTCAAGGCCCCCGAGACGACCGGCCGCGCGTTCGTCCCCGCCCGGGTGGTGGGGGTCGGCCGTAGCGGGGCCGGTGGCCCCGAGCGCGTCACCATCGACGCCGGGTCGAAAGACGGCCTGCGCGTCGACCTCGCCGTGGTCAACGCCGACGGACTCGTCGGGCGCGTGGTCGCCGTGGCGCCCTGGACGGCTGACGTCCTCCTCGTCGGTGCCGCCGACCTGACGGTCTCCGTCCGCGTCGGGTCGGGGGTCCTCGGCTCGGTGGGCAGCGGGGCGACCGGCCCGCGCAGGCAGGCCCCCGGCGACCTGACCCTGACGCCCGTGCAGCGCGGTCGCCTGTCACGCGGCGACGTGGTGACCACGCTCGGGAGCCTCGACGGGACGCCATACCTGCCCGGCCTGCGGGTGGGCACGGTCACGGCGGTGGACGCCGACCCGGCCGCCCTCGTCCCGACCGCCGGGGTCGCCCCCGCCGTCGACGTCACCACCCTTGACGTCGTCGGGGTGCTCGTCAGCCCGACGCGGAACACTCCCCGGACACCCGCCACCGGGAGCGCCGGATGA
- a CDS encoding rod shape-determining protein yields MSGTGGWSRGWTGWGRDLAIDLGTANTLVYERGRGVVLDEPSVVAIQAGTHTLLAAGTRAKEMLGRTPGHVQAVRPLADGVISDAEVTERMLRYFVDQVRPSRLFRPRMVVCVPSEVTGVERRALEDAAVRAGARRVYVIEEPMAAAIGADLPVNDTAASMVVDIGGGTTDVAVISLGGIVTSRSLRVGGDELDEAIIAHVKSEYSLLLGERSAEDIKIAAGSAFPLREETSTRVRGRDLVTGLPKTVTISSPEVRRAIEGPLLQIVELVRATLDVCPPELAGDVLDRGITLTGGGALLPGLDVRLRHELGVPVSVANDPLRAVVRGSGRCIEEFGTLERVLVDTRRF; encoded by the coding sequence GTGAGCGGGACGGGTGGTTGGTCGAGGGGCTGGACGGGCTGGGGCAGGGACCTCGCCATCGACCTCGGGACCGCCAACACCCTCGTCTACGAACGCGGCCGCGGGGTCGTCCTCGACGAGCCGTCGGTCGTCGCCATCCAGGCCGGCACGCACACCCTGCTGGCCGCGGGGACGCGGGCCAAGGAGATGCTGGGCCGTACGCCCGGGCACGTCCAGGCGGTGCGTCCGCTGGCCGACGGCGTCATCTCCGACGCCGAGGTGACCGAGCGGATGCTGCGCTACTTCGTCGACCAGGTCCGCCCGTCGCGGCTGTTCCGTCCCCGCATGGTGGTCTGCGTCCCGAGCGAGGTGACCGGCGTCGAGCGCCGCGCCCTCGAGGACGCCGCCGTGCGTGCCGGGGCCCGCCGGGTCTACGTCATCGAGGAGCCGATGGCCGCCGCGATCGGCGCCGACCTGCCCGTCAACGACACCGCCGCCTCGATGGTCGTCGACATCGGCGGCGGCACCACCGACGTCGCCGTCATCAGCCTCGGTGGCATCGTGACGTCGCGCTCGCTGCGGGTCGGCGGCGACGAGCTCGACGAGGCGATCATCGCCCACGTGAAGAGCGAGTACTCGTTGCTGCTGGGGGAGCGCAGCGCCGAGGACATCAAGATCGCCGCCGGTTCGGCGTTCCCGCTGCGGGAGGAGACGAGCACGCGCGTCCGCGGCCGCGACCTCGTCACCGGCCTGCCCAAGACGGTCACCATCTCCAGCCCCGAGGTGCGCCGTGCCATCGAGGGCCCCCTGCTCCAGATCGTCGAGCTCGTGCGCGCCACCCTCGACGTCTGCCCGCCAGAGCTCGCCGGCGACGTCCTCGACCGCGGCATCACCCTGACCGGTGGCGGCGCGCTGCTGCCCGGGCTCGACGTGCGGCTGCGCCACGAGCTCGGGGTCCCGGTGAGCGTGGCGAACGACCCGTTGCGCGCCGTGGTGCGCGGTTCGGGCCGCTGCATCGAGGAGTTCGGGACGCTCGAGCGCGTCCTGGTCGACACCCGCCGCTTCTGA